The following proteins are encoded in a genomic region of Synechococcus sp. CBW1002:
- a CDS encoding IS630 family transposase, which yields MALGRPMPPLVLSEDEVQQLRALANSRSLPHSIVQRAQIVLACGAGETNTAIAKRMGLTGMTVGKWRKRYRELGLEGLHDELRPGRPRTYEDDTVAEVINRALQTKPTDGSTQWSARSLAAATGISKTTVHRWLQTFSVQPHRQKSFKLSTDPFFVEKVRDIVGLYLNPPDKAMVLCVDEKTQIQALDRTQPLLPMGLGYVEGVTHDYIRHGTTTLFAALDVATGEVITQCKPRHRHQEFLGFLRQIEKSVPEELDVHLIVDNYCTHKHAKVRAWLAQRPRFHVHYTPTYASWINQVERWFGIITQRAIRRGSFSSVKELISKIEQFVAAYNKTKAPFNWTATADSILEKLQRLCSQISGTAH from the coding sequence AAATTCCCGGTCGTTGCCGCATTCGATCGTGCAGCGCGCTCAGATCGTGCTGGCCTGCGGTGCCGGCGAGACCAACACCGCCATCGCCAAACGGATGGGGCTGACGGGGATGACCGTTGGCAAGTGGCGCAAGCGGTACCGGGAGCTGGGCCTGGAGGGCCTGCATGACGAGCTGCGGCCGGGTAGGCCTCGCACCTACGAGGACGACACGGTGGCGGAGGTGATCAACCGGGCACTGCAGACCAAGCCCACCGATGGCAGCACCCAGTGGTCTGCGCGCTCCCTCGCGGCTGCCACCGGCATCTCCAAAACCACCGTTCACCGCTGGCTGCAGACTTTCTCGGTCCAGCCCCACCGGCAGAAGTCGTTCAAGCTCTCCACCGACCCGTTCTTTGTGGAGAAGGTCCGCGACATCGTCGGCCTGTACCTGAACCCTCCGGATAAGGCGATGGTGCTCTGCGTCGACGAGAAGACGCAGATCCAGGCACTGGACCGCACCCAGCCGCTGTTGCCCATGGGCCTGGGTTACGTGGAGGGCGTCACCCACGACTACATCCGCCACGGCACCACCACGCTGTTCGCTGCTCTGGATGTGGCAACAGGCGAGGTGATCACCCAATGCAAGCCCCGCCATAGGCATCAGGAGTTCCTGGGGTTCCTGCGCCAGATCGAGAAGTCGGTCCCCGAGGAGCTTGATGTCCACTTGATCGTCGACAACTACTGCACCCACAAGCACGCCAAGGTGAGGGCCTGGCTGGCGCAGCGGCCCCGCTTCCACGTGCACTACACACCGACCTACGCCTCCTGGATCAACCAGGTGGAGCGTTGGTTTGGGATCATCACCCAGCGGGCGATCCGACGCGGCAGCTTCTCCAGCGTCAAGGAGTTGATCTCCAAGATCGAGCAATTCGTGGCGGCCTACAACAAGACCAAGGCGCCGTTCAACTGGACGGCCACAGCGGATTCAATCCTGGAGAAGCTCCAGCGACTTTGCTCGCAGATCTCCGGGACGGCACACTAG